In Halarcobacter bivalviorum, a genomic segment contains:
- a CDS encoding DJ-1 family glyoxalase III, whose translation MSKLLVPISNGFEEIEAISIIDICRRANIDVVIAAVEDIVTTGAHNIKITADCKIENVEEDDFDMIALPGGLPNAFTLAENKYVQDILKEFKASDKYIAAICAAPYALHKAEVLNKNYTCYPSFEQKIDPDNYIADQNVVLDDKIITSRGPATAAEFALEIVKLLKGDEIYEELKEDLLLK comes from the coding sequence ATGTCAAAACTATTAGTTCCTATTTCAAATGGATTTGAAGAGATTGAGGCAATCTCTATTATCGATATTTGTAGAAGAGCCAATATTGATGTAGTTATTGCAGCAGTAGAAGATATAGTAACTACAGGAGCACATAATATAAAAATTACAGCAGATTGCAAAATTGAAAATGTTGAGGAAGATGATTTTGACATGATTGCCCTTCCTGGAGGGCTTCCAAATGCTTTTACTCTTGCTGAAAATAAGTATGTGCAAGATATTTTAAAAGAGTTTAAAGCTAGTGATAAATATATTGCAGCTATTTGTGCTGCACCATATGCTCTTCACAAAGCAGAAGTATTAAATAAAAACTATACTTGTTATCCAAGCTTTGAGCAAAAAATAGATCCTGATAATTATATAGCTGACCAAAATGTAGTTTTAGATGATAAAATAATTACATCAAGAGGCCCTGCAACTGCAGCAGAATTTGCACTTGAAATAGTGAAACTTCTAAAAGGTGATGAAATATATGAAGAGTTAAAAGAAGATTTACTTCTTAAATAA
- a CDS encoding FlgO family outer membrane protein yields the protein MLKTFAKACLATATLTLFSGCLSQTMSASNSAVSSADNEVQVTKKYIEIAEDQQINVTNQRTLEGTINSLATQMMRNKKMNTSKPVLITSFVRLDNFKKTTEFGRIVSESMINEMSNRGFNIIEYRGQLAVSINEQGEYFITRNPYKLKDEIPNTYVVVGTYSRQFGKVMLNARVIDNITGRIISSARATYLHNKRDDCVLFKDCKPARTIKIIQEK from the coding sequence ATGCTTAAAACTTTCGCTAAAGCTTGTCTTGCAACAGCAACACTTACATTATTTTCAGGATGTCTTTCTCAAACTATGTCTGCTAGTAATTCTGCCGTTTCTTCAGCAGACAACGAAGTACAAGTTACTAAAAAATATATTGAGATTGCAGAGGATCAACAAATTAATGTTACAAATCAAAGAACATTAGAAGGTACAATCAATTCATTAGCTACTCAAATGATGAGAAACAAAAAGATGAATACAAGTAAACCTGTACTTATTACTTCATTTGTTAGATTAGATAATTTTAAAAAGACTACAGAATTTGGAAGAATTGTAAGTGAAAGTATGATCAATGAAATGTCAAATAGAGGTTTCAATATTATTGAATATAGAGGACAACTTGCAGTTTCAATTAATGAACAAGGTGAATACTTTATAACAAGAAATCCTTATAAATTAAAAGATGAAATACCAAATACATATGTAGTTGTAGGAACTTATTCTAGACAATTTGGTAAAGTAATGTTAAACGCAAGAGTTATTGATAATATCACAGGTAGAATAATCTCAAGTGCAAGAGCAACATATCTTCACAATAAAAGAGATGATTGTGTTTTATTTAAAGATTGTAAACCAGCAAGAACAATTAAAATTATTCAAGAAAAATAG
- a CDS encoding UDP-2,3-diacylglucosamine diphosphatase, which yields MKYKSIFISDVHLGTKYSNTKMLLDFFKHNESENLFLVGDIIDGWSIKRKLIWPQSHSDVIQKILKKARKGCNIVFITGNHDEFLRPFVPLVLGDSLDIKNEYEYESLSGKKYLVTHGDFFDSITMTKKWLAVLGDYGYDLLLEVNQFLNFFRNKFGIKSNWSLSKYVKDNVKSSVSFITDFEDTLAKHAKHKQYDGIICGHIHKAEIRDIDSIEYLNCGDWVESCTAIVETYEGEFKIINWLNK from the coding sequence ATGAAATATAAAAGTATCTTTATCTCAGATGTTCACTTAGGAACAAAGTATTCGAATACAAAAATGCTTCTTGATTTTTTTAAACATAATGAGAGTGAAAATCTATTTTTAGTAGGAGATATAATAGATGGTTGGTCAATAAAAAGAAAACTTATTTGGCCTCAAAGTCACTCAGATGTAATTCAAAAGATTTTGAAAAAAGCAAGAAAAGGTTGTAATATTGTTTTTATAACTGGTAACCATGATGAGTTTTTAAGACCCTTTGTACCTTTAGTATTAGGAGACTCTTTAGATATAAAAAATGAGTATGAATATGAGTCTTTATCTGGTAAAAAATATCTTGTAACACACGGTGATTTCTTTGATTCAATAACAATGACAAAAAAATGGCTTGCTGTGTTAGGAGATTATGGATATGACTTATTACTAGAAGTAAATCAGTTTTTAAACTTCTTTAGAAATAAATTTGGTATTAAATCAAACTGGTCACTATCGAAATATGTAAAAGACAATGTTAAATCCTCTGTATCTTTTATAACTGACTTTGAAGATACTCTAGCAAAGCATGCAAAACATAAACAATATGATGGCATAATATGTGGACATATACATAAAGCAGAAATACGAGATATAGATAGTATTGAGTACCTAAATTGCGGAGATTGGGTAGAATCTTGTACTGCTATTGTTGAAACCTATGAGGGAGAATTCAAAATTATTAATTGGTTAAACAAATGA
- a CDS encoding patatin-like phospholipase family protein — protein sequence MKFGLVLSGGAARGAFHLGILQFLEEQNINIDSYSGSSIGAIISVSHASGVSAKEQLKIFSSKEIKEVLKFNYLNKGLLKIDTKHKILDELLPIKRLEDLNKKVFVNAYDLKSKKLYYFDKGDSHKLCMASSALTPLFKPIKYKNMELIDGGLFDNMPIKPLLDGKHEIYTVDIMPSKNSFNPKKSFSPLKKIKKKIFKQLIENSKYSIEHTNHYITNYEILDFKMFTFKELKNCFNLGYKEAQKHF from the coding sequence ATGAAATTTGGACTTGTCTTAAGTGGAGGTGCTGCAAGAGGTGCTTTTCATCTTGGAATACTTCAATTTTTAGAAGAACAAAATATAAATATAGATTCCTATTCTGGTAGCTCTATTGGAGCTATAATCTCTGTTTCTCATGCAAGTGGAGTAAGTGCAAAAGAGCAACTAAAAATCTTCTCTTCTAAAGAGATAAAAGAGGTTTTAAAATTTAACTACCTCAACAAAGGTTTGCTAAAAATTGACACTAAACACAAAATATTAGATGAACTTTTACCAATTAAAAGACTTGAAGATTTAAATAAAAAGGTATTTGTAAATGCCTATGATTTAAAATCGAAAAAACTTTACTATTTTGATAAAGGAGATAGTCATAAACTCTGTATGGCTTCAAGTGCTTTGACTCCTTTATTTAAACCTATAAAATATAAAAATATGGAACTTATAGATGGAGGTTTATTTGATAATATGCCTATTAAACCACTACTTGATGGAAAACATGAAATATATACTGTTGATATTATGCCTAGTAAAAATAGTTTCAATCCAAAAAAGAGTTTTAGCCCCTTAAAAAAAATAAAAAAGAAAATCTTTAAACAACTAATTGAAAACTCAAAATACTCTATAGAACATACAAATCACTATATTACAAACTATGAAATTTTAGACTTTAAAATGTTTACTTTCAAAGAGCTAAAGAATTGTTTTAACTTAGGATATAAAGAAGCACAAAAACATTTTTAG
- a CDS encoding glycosyltransferase encodes MKDIKVCLVSDTVYDLNGVSRFIQDFAKEAKSYKKEFTVITSTKKNHYESIENIYNLKPIFSIKMPFYKSLDLVMPNFFKIKNNIKKLKPDILHISTPGTVGLCALISAKLLKIPVVGIYHTDFPSYLYENTKSEFVRKITLLYLKVFYKNFIALFSRSNEYVDIIQKQLVFKKRDLYLLKAGINIKNFDKSFKDENIWEEYNIDKNSFKVLYTGRVSIEKNVDKLINIWLEENFLDIKLIVVGDIEIKLDSSKLEEKGVYLLGRKQKEALSKLYASSDCFIFPSTTDTLGQVVLEAMSSALPVIVSDKGGPKTFVSEEFGYIINIEEKNQIIKAIKELKNKDEVYKNKSEKAYNYMRDKSISHSFLDFWEINQKILENLFKK; translated from the coding sequence ATGAAAGATATAAAAGTATGTTTAGTTAGTGATACAGTATATGACTTAAATGGAGTATCAAGGTTTATTCAAGATTTTGCAAAAGAAGCAAAAAGCTATAAGAAAGAGTTTACTGTAATAACATCAACTAAGAAAAATCATTATGAAAGTATTGAAAATATTTATAATCTAAAACCTATCTTTAGTATTAAAATGCCTTTTTATAAATCCTTAGATTTAGTAATGCCAAATTTTTTTAAAATAAAGAATAATATTAAAAAGTTAAAGCCTGATATTTTGCATATTTCAACACCAGGAACAGTTGGTTTATGTGCTTTGATTAGTGCAAAATTATTAAAAATACCAGTTGTAGGAATATACCATACTGATTTTCCCTCTTACTTGTATGAAAATACAAAAAGTGAGTTTGTAAGAAAAATCACACTTTTATATTTAAAAGTCTTTTATAAAAATTTTATTGCTTTATTTTCTCGGTCTAATGAGTATGTTGATATTATTCAAAAACAGTTAGTTTTTAAAAAAAGAGATTTGTATCTTTTAAAAGCAGGAATAAATATTAAGAATTTTGATAAGTCTTTTAAAGATGAAAATATTTGGGAAGAATATAACATTGATAAAAACAGTTTTAAAGTTTTATATACAGGAAGAGTATCTATTGAAAAAAATGTAGATAAGTTAATAAATATCTGGTTGGAAGAGAACTTTTTAGATATAAAACTAATAGTTGTAGGGGATATAGAGATAAAATTAGATAGTTCGAAACTAGAAGAGAAAGGAGTTTATCTCCTTGGAAGAAAACAAAAAGAGGCTTTATCTAAACTATATGCTTCAAGTGACTGTTTTATTTTCCCCTCTACCACAGATACTTTAGGGCAAGTTGTTCTAGAAGCCATGAGTTCAGCTTTGCCTGTAATTGTTAGTGATAAAGGTGGTCCTAAAACTTTTGTAAGTGAAGAGTTTGGTTATATTATAAATATTGAAGAAAAAAATCAAATAATTAAAGCCATCAAAGAATTAAAAAATAAAGATGAGGTATATAAAAATAAAAGTGAAAAAGCTTATAACTATATGAGAGATAAATCTATCTCTCATAGTTTTTTAGATTTTTGGGAAATAAATCAGAAGATATTAGAAAACTTATTTAAGAAGTAA